From Anopheles coluzzii chromosome 3, AcolN3, whole genome shotgun sequence, the proteins below share one genomic window:
- the LOC120959168 gene encoding tyramine beta-hydroxylase, giving the protein MALGFDNACCWIFTLLLTSVTCYNISSERLHSLKLNHDSTKLTWMVDWPKKEVLFYINNTFDNGKFKTFAIGFSQRGELSRCDLCVFTSVPKLYQQVHDSYTSRKFDHIFRDTLQNCEVMYMDDNSVAFRRKFDTCDPQDIVFHTGTMYIVWLRSNALLEWSNNSTIIPKHSTKNQGVLPVQLLRADKIRIPETGQILKKLDVRLNNVSVPAAETTYWCKIQQLDPWLTNAKHHIVQFEPIIDNEALVHHMEVFQCIAGNAEIPTYDGPCQNMPASGHLCSKVMALWAMGAGSFTYPREAGLPIGGKDFNPHIRLEVHFNNPRMLSGYNDSSGMRINVVSKLRRYDAAIMELGLEYTDKMAIPPEQLAFPLHGYCIAECSKIALPKTGIVVFGSQLHTHLRGVRVLTRHFRGKTELPILNQDDFFSHHYQEIRQLRYKPRVLPGDALVTSCYYDTRGYNSTTLGGFAISDEMCVNYIHYYPATELEVCKSSISENSLYEYFLYMKNIHKQNITSPNGPRSENYRVIDWNQAKANELIDVYVTEPISMQCNRSNGLRFDGFEWENAPITSFNLAPPDQSKTCSPVKSGIGWFRSLNNGLCDNYGDCIYADTKLKE; this is encoded by the exons ACATATCTTCCGAAAGACTCCATTCTCTCAAGCTAAACCATGATTCAACTAAGCTCACCTGGATGGTTGACTGGCCCAAGAAGGAAGTTTTGTTCTACATAAATAATACCTTTGATAATGGAAAATTTAAGACTTTTGCCATCGGATTTTCCCAACGAGGAGAACTATCCAGATGTGATCTCTGTGTGTTTACCTCTGTTCCTAAACTTTATCAACAGGTGCATGACTCATACACATCCCGAAAGTTTGATCACATCTTCAGAGACACTCTACAAAATTGTGAAGTTATGTATATGGATGACAATTCTGTTGCGTTTCGTCGAAAATTTGATACTTGTGATCCGCAAGATATCGTATTTCATACTGGTACTATGTATATTGTATGGTTGCGTTCTAATGCATTGCTTGAATGGTCAAATAATTCAACTATTATACCAAAACACAGTACGAAGAATCAAGGTGTTCTACCAGTACAACTGCTAAGAGCTGATAAGATACGTATTCCCGAAACTGGACAGATTTTGAAAAAGTTAGACGTTCGACTGAATAACGTATCTGTCCCAGCGGCGGAAACAACGTACTGGTGCAAAATACAACAGCTAGATCCGTGGCTAACGAACGCAAAACATCACATAGTTCAATTCGAGCCGATAATAGACAACGAAGCATTAGTTCATCATATGGAAGTATTTCAATGTATCGCGGGCAATGCCGAAATTCCAACCTACGACGGTCCCTGCCAAAATATGCCCGCATCCGGTCACCTATGCTCGAAAGTTATGGCACTCTGGGCGATGGGAGCTGGATCATTCACTTATCCGCGTGAAGCAGGTCTTCCCATCGGTGGTAAAGATTTCAACCCACACATCCGTCTAGAGGTTCATTTTAATAACCCAAGAATGCTGTCTGGCTACAATGATAGCTCCGGTATGCGTATCAATGTGGTTTCAAAGCTGCGTCGTTACGATGCGGCTATTATGGAACTGGGTCTAGAATATACAGACAAGATGGCTATTCCACCAGAACAGCTTGCTTTTCCGCTTCATGGATACTGTATAGCAGAGTGCTCGAAGATAGCTCTTCCGAAAACGGGAATTGTTGTGTTTGGTTCACAGCTGCACACCCATTTACGCGGAGTACGTGTTCTTACACGGCATTTCCGAGGAAAAACTGAACTACCAATACTTAATCAAGACGATTTCTTCTCCCATCACTACCAAGAGATCCGACAGTTACGTTACAAGCCTCGAGTTCTTCCG GGTGATGCATTAGTAACTTCCTGTTACTACGATACGCGTGGCTACAATTCTACAACACTCGGAGGGTTTGCAATCAGCGATGAAATGTGCGTGAATTATATACATTACTATCCAGCGACAGAACTTGAAGTTTGTAAAAGTTCCATCTCGGAAAATTCATTGtatgaatattttttgtaCATGAAAAA cattcacaaacaaaacataacatcGCCTAATGGACCTCGTTCAGAAAACTATCGAGTAATTGACTGGAATCAGGCCAAAGCTAACGAACTTATTGATGTGTACGTGACAGAGCCTATCAGTATGCAATGCAACCGATCAAACGGTTTGCGTTTCGATGGATTTGAATGGGAAAATGCGCCAATAACATCATTCAATCTCGCTCCTCCTGATCAATCTAAGACGTGCTCTCCAGTAAAATCAGGTATTGGATGGTTCAGATCGTTAAACAATGGGCTTTGTGATAATTATGGTGATTGTATATATGCAGACACAAAACTTAAAGAATAG